TGCTCATCACCGGACCGACCGGTACGGGTAAGTCGTGGCTCGCCTGTGCGCTGGGGCATAGTGCGTGTCGGCACGGCTACCTCGTGCGGTATCTCCGCCTGCCGCGCCTACTCCCAGAGCTCGCGATCGCGCGCAGCGACGGCACGTACAGCAAGGTGCTCGCGCAACTCGGCAAGGCGGATCTCTTGATCCTCGACGACTGGGGACTGGCCCCGATCGGCGATCGTGAGCGTCGGGACCTCCTGGAAATGATCGAGGACCGCACGGGCCGTCGGGCGACGCTGCTCACGAGCCAAGTGCCCGTCGAGCACTGGCACGAAGGCGTCGGGGACGCCACCTTCGGCGACGCCATCATGGATCGCCTGGTCCATCACGCGCATCGCATCACGCTCACCGGAGGATCCCTGCGTAAGCTCGGCGCGCACCCCGCGACGGACACTCCAGCACTCTAATCCCACTCACCGATCCCACGCCCGCTCCACCACACGCGACACCACGGCACGCTGGCCGAAATGGACCGGAAGCCATGGCCGAATTGATTCAGAATCCCTGGCCGAATTGAATCGGATTAGCTGGCCGCTTTGACCGGAATACGCACTGAAAAGCACAAACTGTCGTGGATTACGAAGATGTGGCTCCCGCTGCCGTCACGGGCCTTCGAGGAGACCGTCTGCGAGGCGCTGAAGTCGGTGGGGACGGTTATCGCTGTCGATGAGCCGGATCGCCCGTTGCCCCGGTTGGGTGCACTCCGTCTCCGTCTCGGTCCGACGTGGCGCGAGGAGCTTACCGAACTCCTGCTGCGAGCGCGGCTCATCGTCGTCGTCGTCGGGACCTCCCGTGGTGTTCGGTGGGAATTGGAACATGTCGCACAACGCCACCTTGCGAAGACAGTGTT
Above is a window of Gemmatimonas sp. DNA encoding:
- the istB gene encoding IS21-like element helper ATPase IstB, which gives rise to MLAQQTTDLLHRLKLPAMAEALDEQRRQPDVVSLDFEDRLALLLEREHVARENRRLTRLLHLARLRHSASIEDVNFRVKRGLDKSQLLRLATGDWIQQHGVLLITGPTGTGKSWLACALGHSACRHGYLVRYLRLPRLLPELAIARSDGTYSKVLAQLGKADLLILDDWGLAPIGDRERRDLLEMIEDRTGRRATLLTSQVPVEHWHEGVGDATFGDAIMDRLVHHAHRITLTGGSLRKLGAHPATDTPAL